Sequence from the Deltaproteobacteria bacterium genome:
CGGTCGCGAGCGGCACCGCCGCCGAGGTCGAGAAGCTGCACTGGGCGCAGCAGTTCGGCGCCGACACGCTGATGGACCTCTCGACCGGCGGCAACCTCGCCGAGTGCCGCCAGGCGATCGTCGATCACGCCACCATTCCGATCGGAACGGTGCCCATCTACTCGATGATCGTCGGCCGACGCATCGAAGACCTCACGTACGACGTGATCCTGCAGGAGATCGAGCGTCAGGCGCAGCAGGGCGTGGACTACTTCACGATCCACGCGGGCGTGCTGCGCGAGCATCTGCCGCTGATCCGCCGGCGCACGACCGGCATCGTCTCGCGCGGCGGCTCGCTGCTCGCGAAGTGGATGCTGCACCACGACCGACAGAATCCGATGTACGAGCTCTTCGACGAGATCAGCGCGATCATGCGCGAGTACGACGTGACCTATTCGCTCGGCGACGGACTGCGGCCCGGATGCCTCGCGGACGCGTCGGACGCCGCGCAGCTCGCGGAGCTCCACACGCTCGGCGAGCTGGTGCAGCGCGCCCGCGACGCGGGCGTCCAGGCGATGGTGGAAGGCCCGGGACACGTGCCGCTCGACCAGATCGGCTTCAACATGCAGCTCGAGCAGCGCGTCTGCGACGACGCCCCCTTCTACGTCCTCGGACCGCTCGTCACGGACGTCTTCCCCGGCTACGACCACATCACGAGCGCGATCGGCGCGACCGAGGCCGCACGGCACGGCGCCGCGATGCTGTGCTACGTGACGCCGAAGGAGCACGTCGGCCTGCCGCGCGCCGAGGACGTCAAGGCCGGGTGCATCGCCTACAAGATCGCCGCCCACGCCGGGGACATCGCCCGCGGCATCGCCGCCACCCGCCAGTGGGACGACGACCTCTCACGCGCGCGCGCCGCGTTGAACTGGCCGAAGCAGTTCGAGCTCGCGTTCGACGGCGAGACGGCCCGGGCGCTCCACGACGAGGATCTCGAGGTCGACACGGAGTTCTGCGCGATGTGCGGACACGACTGGTGCAGCCTTCGCATCTCGAAGGAGATCTCGGAGTTCGCGAGCGGCAAGGACGCGGCCTTCCAGCCGACACGCGCCGCCATGCGGAGCCCCGGCGTGAGCGACGAAGGCCGGGCCTTGCTCCGCCAGCGAGGCACGCTGCCCGTGGTCGAGGGCAAGCATGCCTGTCATAGTGACCTCGTGCGCGAGCCGGACGTCGCCAAGGATCTCCAGGACCGCGTCTTCGGCGACGCGAATCCGTAGTTATTCTGAATGATTAGGGAGGCGGACGTGCCGACGGGCACCGCCGGTGACCGGGATCGGAGCCGCGTGGGCGCCGCCGTGTGCCACCAGCGCCCGGCCCGGCGCGTACTCAATGTTTCCGCCGAAGAGGCCGATGTGCACCGAACGGTGGCAGTCGCCCGAGGGAGCGCCATGGATCGTCTGGCAGTCGTGCGATCCCGCTCCACCGATGCAAGATTCTCGAGGCAGCTTCCGCCTTGGAAAATCGACACGTTGCAAACATAGCGCCGTGCGGCACAATGGCCCACTTCTTGATCGACACAGGCTCGGAGAATGACCCCCTGCCCAGCGTCACGGCGGCGAACTGCCGACGAAGCGGCCGAACCGTTCTCTTGCGCCACGAAAAACCCTATCGCTGGCGCAGAGGGTGTCGCAGATGCCACAGTCCAGAGATCGTCACTCGGACAACTGGTCGAAAAGCATTGCCTTCGCGCCACGTCTGGAATTGGCGCGAGCATTGCTGCGGAGGTCGAGGCGTGAGTCATCCGATGAGGCGTATGAGACTCGGCGGTGTTCCGCATCCGCGGTTCCTCGAGGTGGCGGCGTGAAGCGGGCCGCCCGGGCGTTCGCCGTCATCCCGCTCGTGGTGCTGGCGGCCGGCGCCTGCGGAGCGCCGAAGCAGGTCACCAATCCGCCGCCAGAGGTCGCCACGCTCTATCCGCGGCTCGGCGAGAATCCGCAACCGCCGCTGCACCCGTACGTTCTCCAGGTCGGCGACGAGCTCGCCGTCAAGTTCTACACCAACCCCGAGCTGAACGAGGACGTGAAGATCCGGCCCGACGGGATGATCTCGCTGCAGCTCATCGACGACGTTCCGGCCGCGGGGCGCACGCCGAAGGAGCTCGATGCGGATCTCACCAAGCGCTACACGGGCGAGCTCGCGGATCCGCAGGTCAGCGTGATCGTCCGCAAGACCGGGCTCAACCGGATCTACATCGACGGGCAGATCGGGAACCCGGGCATCGTCACGATCGCCGGCGGGATGACCCTCTACCAGGCGATCCAGCGCGCCGGCGGCCTGCTCGAGGGCGCCCACCGGAAGCAGATCATCCTCATCCGCAAGGGACCCGACGGGCAGCCGGTCGGCCGCTCGATCGACATCCGTCCGATCCAGGACGGGTCGAATCCCGGGGTCGACGTGCCCCTGCAACCGCTCGACATGGTGTACGTGCCGCGCTCGAAGATCGCCGAGGTCGGCCTCTTCGTGAAGCAGTACATCCGCGACGCGTTGCCCATCGCGTATTTCCCGATTCCCTTCTGAGGACCGCATGACCGACCAACAGATCCCCTGGCGCGAGATCGTGGCGATCCTCCATCGGCGCCGGAGGTTCATCGCCCAGATCTTCCTCGCGGGTTTCCTGACCGTCGCGCTCGGGGTGTCGACGCAGAAGCCGACCTACCGCGCGTTCGCCACCCTCATGGTCACCTCGGATCGAGCGCAGGTCGTCGTCTCGCCCGACGCGGGCACGCGGCCGACCGTCGAGAACGTGACCGAGCAGGACATGAACAGCGAGGTCGCGTTGATCTACAGCGAGTCGCTGGTCCGGGAGGTGCTCGCGCCCTACTGGAGCCAGGACGAGGAGGAGGCGTCGACCTTCTTCGCGCGCGTCAGGTCGGTGATCACCTTCCCGCTCCGCGTCCCGTCGCTGATCTACCAGTTCATCCACCAGGTGCCGCCGCCCACGGGCCTCGACAACTGGGCGCAGGCCACGCTCGACAAGCTCGGGGTCGGGATCGTCGGCAAGTCGAATCTGATCGAGGTGTCCTACACGGCCTCGAGCCCGAAGTGGGCGGCCGAGTTCGTGAACAAGCTGGTCGCGCACCACATCGAGCGGCGCGGGAAGCTGAGCCAGCAGTCGGAGGCCCGGCGCTTCTTCGAGTCGCAGCGCGACGTCCTCGCCAACAAGTCGCGCGAGGCCGAGGTCGCGCTCGCCGAGTTCAATCACCGCCAGGGCATCGATTCGCTCACGCCCGAGCAACGGCAGGGGGTGCGGACGCGGCTTGCCGAGCTGCAAACGATGCTCGGGGATTCCGAGCGCGAGCTCGCGGAAGGCACGGCGCGCATCGCGTTCCTCACGGAGGAGATCAAGAACTACCCGAAGAACATCGCGACCGAGTCGAAGATCGCCCAGAACCAGCAGTTCATCCGTCCGAAGATCCTCGAGCTCGAGCTCCAGC
This genomic interval carries:
- the thiC gene encoding phosphomethylpyrimidine synthase ThiC, whose product is VASGTAAEVEKLHWAQQFGADTLMDLSTGGNLAECRQAIVDHATIPIGTVPIYSMIVGRRIEDLTYDVILQEIERQAQQGVDYFTIHAGVLREHLPLIRRRTTGIVSRGGSLLAKWMLHHDRQNPMYELFDEISAIMREYDVTYSLGDGLRPGCLADASDAAQLAELHTLGELVQRARDAGVQAMVEGPGHVPLDQIGFNMQLEQRVCDDAPFYVLGPLVTDVFPGYDHITSAIGATEAARHGAAMLCYVTPKEHVGLPRAEDVKAGCIAYKIAAHAGDIARGIAATRQWDDDLSRARAALNWPKQFELAFDGETARALHDEDLEVDTEFCAMCGHDWCSLRISKEISEFASGKDAAFQPTRAAMRSPGVSDEGRALLRQRGTLPVVEGKHACHSDLVREPDVAKDLQDRVFGDANP
- a CDS encoding polysaccharide export protein yields the protein MKRAARAFAVIPLVVLAAGACGAPKQVTNPPPEVATLYPRLGENPQPPLHPYVLQVGDELAVKFYTNPELNEDVKIRPDGMISLQLIDDVPAAGRTPKELDADLTKRYTGELADPQVSVIVRKTGLNRIYIDGQIGNPGIVTIAGGMTLYQAIQRAGGLLEGAHRKQIILIRKGPDGQPVGRSIDIRPIQDGSNPGVDVPLQPLDMVYVPRSKIAEVGLFVKQYIRDALPIAYFPIPF